Proteins found in one Oncorhynchus gorbuscha isolate QuinsamMale2020 ecotype Even-year unplaced genomic scaffold, OgorEven_v1.0 Un_scaffold_346, whole genome shotgun sequence genomic segment:
- the LOC124017876 gene encoding zinc finger protein 777-like isoform X1 has product MSDTVAFHAQLASIIEVLANAAVAEICKLVDDGHAALRLEISHSQKEIDNLRRKLVLTKFQNSRRNADKLGVLRRTVHRRVDTDNFTRTRARENFVEKPTDRLGYLQNCFADSEGSNFTQNVANWRDSGRTATDRDWGMQMADMQEAPLIKMENHGTSRTEEIVQLASEKIIVAEPGASSSTETTDHLDQQGNREKAPDTSLNIEPENQTFQHPASQYSRTRQDHQVAEGVTWETDHQPIEYSLSQWTENQETDNPTVNAPHNLGQDSKRLSEHPERRGAPGNSGICMSASGSLDWLPDVVMVDSVPIKVEADMSSEWSITGQELTSGDICSDSRQLVDNRGRGGMESGQTKCPPDTQHAEQGTTVGSRSKMSDFHGLSTRNRFSSPRVTLHQVPQRGKPAHFLNFNRGSTSSPKGIEKQPQQLTSHSPKRQLRCSLCGKPFHQPAHLRSHMRVHTGEKPYGCSHCTKRFSHSHQLKMHERVHTGEKPFQCVYCGKSFTQSGNMKKHLLVHTGGRPQDIGLP; this is encoded by the exons ATGTCCGATACTGTAGCCTTTCATGCTCAGCTAGCCTCCATCATTGAGGTTTTGGCAAATGCAGCCGTTGCCGAAATCTGCAAACTTGTAGATGACGGCCATGCTGCCTTACGGTTGGAAATTTCCCATAGCCAGAAAGAAATCGACAACCTGCGGAGGAAGCTGGTTTTGACAAAATTCCAGAATTCTCGACGGAACGCAGATAAATTGGGAGTCCTGCGACGCACAGTTCACAGACGCGTGGACACCGATAATTTTACCCGGACAAGGGCAAGAGAGAACTTCGTAGAAAAGCCAACAGACAGACTTGGATATT TGCAGAATTGTTTTGCCGACAGTGAAGGGAGCAACTTTACGCAGAATGTAGCCAACTGGAGAGACTCTGGACGCACAGCAACAGACCGGGATTGGGGTATGCAG ATGGCAGATATGCAGGAGGCACCTCTTATCAAAATGGAGAACCATGGCACCAGCAGAACAGAAG AGATTGTCCAACTGGCCAGTGAGAAGATCATTGTGGCAGAACCAGGTGCTTCGTCATCTACTGAAACCACAGACCATCTGGACCAGCAGGGCAACCGAGAAAAAGCTCCAGACACCTCACTCAATATAGAACCTGAAAACCAGACGTTCCAGCATCCAGCGTCACAATACAGCAGAACAAGACaggaccatcaggttgctgaggGTGTGACCTGGGAAACTGACCATCAACCCATAGAATACAGCCTGTCCCAATGGACAGAGAACCAAGAGACTGACAACCCAACTGTGAATGCTCCTCACAATTTAGGGCAAGACTCCAAAAGGCTGTCTGAACatccagagaggagaggggcgccTGGTAACTCTGGGATCTGCATGTCTGCTTCAGGCTCTCTGGACTGGCTGcctgatgtggtgatggtggacTCAGTTCCCATTAAAGTGGAGGCAGATATGAGTTCAGAATGGAGCATAACTGGCCAAGAGTTGACATCTGGAGACATCTGTTCAGACAGCAGGCAGCTTGTGGAcaacagaggaagagggggaatggAGTCTGGACAGACAAAGTGTCCCCCTGACACTCAACATGCAGAGCAAGGGACAACTGTAGGATCAAGGTCCAAGATGTCAGATTTCCATGGACTGTCCACACGAAACAGATTTTCATCCCCAAGGGTTACTCTCCACCAGGTTCCCCAAAGAGGGAAGCCAGCCCACTTCCTGAATTTCAACAGAGGCTCCACTTCGTCACCGAAAGGCATAGAAAAGCAGCCACAACAGCTGACGTCTCACTCGCCCAAGAGGCAACTCCGGTGCAGCCTCTGTGGAAAGCCCTTCCACCAGCCGGCGCACCTGCGGAGTCATATGCGGGTCCATACAGGGGAGAAACCGTACGGCTGCAGCCACTGTACCAAGCGCTTCTCCCACAGCCACCAGCTGAAGATGCATGAGAGGGTGCACACCGGAGAGAAACCATTTCAATGTGTCTACTGTGGGAAGTCCTTCACCCAGTCCGGCAACATGAAGAAGCACCTCCTCGTCCACACTGGTGGCAGGCCACAGGATATTGGCCTGCCCTGA
- the LOC124017876 gene encoding zinc finger protein 782-like isoform X2 → MQMADMQEAPLIKMENHGTSRTEEIVQLASEKIIVAEPGASSSTETTDHLDQQGNREKAPDTSLNIEPENQTFQHPASQYSRTRQDHQVAEGVTWETDHQPIEYSLSQWTENQETDNPTVNAPHNLGQDSKRLSEHPERRGAPGNSGICMSASGSLDWLPDVVMVDSVPIKVEADMSSEWSITGQELTSGDICSDSRQLVDNRGRGGMESGQTKCPPDTQHAEQGTTVGSRSKMSDFHGLSTRNRFSSPRVTLHQVPQRGKPAHFLNFNRGSTSSPKGIEKQPQQLTSHSPKRQLRCSLCGKPFHQPAHLRSHMRVHTGEKPYGCSHCTKRFSHSHQLKMHERVHTGEKPFQCVYCGKSFTQSGNMKKHLLVHTGGRPQDIGLP, encoded by the exons ATGCAG ATGGCAGATATGCAGGAGGCACCTCTTATCAAAATGGAGAACCATGGCACCAGCAGAACAGAAG AGATTGTCCAACTGGCCAGTGAGAAGATCATTGTGGCAGAACCAGGTGCTTCGTCATCTACTGAAACCACAGACCATCTGGACCAGCAGGGCAACCGAGAAAAAGCTCCAGACACCTCACTCAATATAGAACCTGAAAACCAGACGTTCCAGCATCCAGCGTCACAATACAGCAGAACAAGACaggaccatcaggttgctgaggGTGTGACCTGGGAAACTGACCATCAACCCATAGAATACAGCCTGTCCCAATGGACAGAGAACCAAGAGACTGACAACCCAACTGTGAATGCTCCTCACAATTTAGGGCAAGACTCCAAAAGGCTGTCTGAACatccagagaggagaggggcgccTGGTAACTCTGGGATCTGCATGTCTGCTTCAGGCTCTCTGGACTGGCTGcctgatgtggtgatggtggacTCAGTTCCCATTAAAGTGGAGGCAGATATGAGTTCAGAATGGAGCATAACTGGCCAAGAGTTGACATCTGGAGACATCTGTTCAGACAGCAGGCAGCTTGTGGAcaacagaggaagagggggaatggAGTCTGGACAGACAAAGTGTCCCCCTGACACTCAACATGCAGAGCAAGGGACAACTGTAGGATCAAGGTCCAAGATGTCAGATTTCCATGGACTGTCCACACGAAACAGATTTTCATCCCCAAGGGTTACTCTCCACCAGGTTCCCCAAAGAGGGAAGCCAGCCCACTTCCTGAATTTCAACAGAGGCTCCACTTCGTCACCGAAAGGCATAGAAAAGCAGCCACAACAGCTGACGTCTCACTCGCCCAAGAGGCAACTCCGGTGCAGCCTCTGTGGAAAGCCCTTCCACCAGCCGGCGCACCTGCGGAGTCATATGCGGGTCCATACAGGGGAGAAACCGTACGGCTGCAGCCACTGTACCAAGCGCTTCTCCCACAGCCACCAGCTGAAGATGCATGAGAGGGTGCACACCGGAGAGAAACCATTTCAATGTGTCTACTGTGGGAAGTCCTTCACCCAGTCCGGCAACATGAAGAAGCACCTCCTCGTCCACACTGGTGGCAGGCCACAGGATATTGGCCTGCCCTGA
- the LOC124017851 gene encoding uncharacterized protein LOC124017851: MYDTVAFHAQLASIIEVLANAAVAEICKLVGDGHAALRLEISHSQKEIDNLRRKLLLTKFQNSRRSAERFGPLRRTVHRRVDSGHIVRGRGSFVGKSTVENRLDDSDGGNFMQDVTNWRDSGLTGTDQDGGMQTAEMQEAPLIKMENFHNSRTEEIVQPVSESSEKIIVAEPGSSSSTEPTGLLDQQGNRHRAPDTSLNIEPENQTFQHPASQYSRTRQDHQVAEGVTWETDHQPIEYSLSQWTENQETDNPTVNAPHNAGPDSKRLSGHPERRGVSGNSGVSMSASGSLDWLPDVVLVDSVPIKVEADMSSEWSITGQELTSGEVCSDSRQLLDNRGRGGMESGQTKSLCDTQNTEQATTVGSRSKMPDFNGLSTKNSFSSPRVTLHQVPQRGKPAPFLNFRGSTSSLKVIEKQPQQLMSHSTQRQLRCSLCGKLFHKPANLRSHMRVHTGEKPYGCSHCTKRFSHSHQLKMHERVHTGEKPFQCVYCGKCFTQSGHMKKHLLVHTGGRPQDIRHSAKNMADTVVFHAQLASIIEVLANAAVAEICKLVDDGHAALRLEISHSQKEIDNLRRKLVLTKYQSSQRGTEKFGALRRTVHCRDTNRVARARGSLVVENCFADSERGKLTQDVTNWRDSGHTATDQDGSMQMGDMREAPLIKMENLDTSRTEEIVQPVSESSEKIIVAEQGSSSSTEPTDLDQQGNRHRAPDTSLNIEPENQTFQHPASQYSRTRQDHQVAEGVTWETDHQPIEYSLSQWTENQETDNPTVNAPHNAGPDSKRLSEHPERRGVPGNSGVCMSASGSLDWLPDVVMVDSVPIKVEADMSSEWSITGQEVTSGEVCSDSRQLVDNRGRGGMESGQTTCPPDTQHAEQGTTVGSRSKLPDFNALSTQNSFSSPRVTLLQVPQRGKPAPFLNFNISTTSSSKGIEKQQQQLTSHSPKKQLRCSLCGKPFPQPAHLRRHMRVHTGEKPYGCSHCTKRFSHSHQLKMHERVHTGEKPFHCVYCGKSFTQSGHMKKHLLVHTGGRPQDVMLP, translated from the exons ATGTACGATACCGTCGCCTTTCATGCTCAGCTAGCCTCCATCATTGAGGTTTTGGCAAATGCAGCCGTTGCCGAAATCTGCAAACTTGTAGGTGACGGCCATGCTGCCTTACGTTTGGAAATTTCCCATAGCCAGAAAGAAATCGATAACCTGCGGAGGAAGCTGCTGCTGACAAAATTCCAGAATTCTCGACGAAGCGCAGAGAGATTTGGACCCCTGCGACGCACAGTTCACAGGCGCGTTGACAGCGGTCATATTGTTCGGGGAAGAGGGAGCTTCGTAGGAAAGTCAACAG TGGAAAATCGTCTTGACGACAGTGATGGAGGCAACTTTATGCAGGATGTCACCAACTGGCGAGACTCAGGACTCACAGGGACAGACCAGGATGGGGGCATGCAG ACGGCAGAAATGCAAGAGGCTCCTCTTATCAAAATGGAGAACTTTCACAACAGCAGAACAGAAG AGATTGTCCAACCAGTCAGTGAGAGCAGTGAGAAGATCATTGTGGCAGAACCAGGTTCTTCATCATCTACTGAACCCACAGGCCTTCTGGACCAGCAGGGCAACAGACACAGAGCTCCAGACACCTCACTCAATATAGAACCTGAAAACCAGACGTTCCAGCATCCAGCGTCACAATACAGCAGAACAAGACaggaccatcaggttgctgaggGTGTGACCTGGGAAACTGACCATCAGCCCATAGAATACAGCCTGTCCCAATGGACAGAGAACCAAGAGACTGACAACCCAACTGTGAATGCTCCTCACAATGCAGGGCCAGACTCCAAGAGGCTGTCTGGACatccagagaggagaggggtgtcagGTAACTCAGGGGTCAGCATGTCTGCTTCAGGCTCTCTGGACTGGCTGCCTGATGTGGTGCTGGTGGACTCAGTTCCCATTAAAGTGGAGGCAGATATGAGTTCAGAATGGAGCATAACTGGCCAAGAGTTGACATCTGGAGAGGTCTGTTCAGACAGCAGGCAGCTTTTGGAcaacagaggaagagggggaatggAGTCTGGACAGACAAAGTCTCTCTGTGACACTCAAAACACAGAGCAAGCAACAACTGTAGGATCAAGGTCCAAGATGCCGGATTTCAATGGACTGTCCACCAAAAACAGCTTTTCATCCCCAAGGGTTACCCTCCACCAGGTTCCCCAAAGAGGGAAGCCAGCACCCTTCCTGAATTTCAGAGGCTCCACTTCTTCATTGAAAGTCATAGAAAAGCAGCCACAACAACTGATGTCTCACTCCACCCAGAGGCAGCTCCGGTGCAGCCTCTGCGGAAAGCTTTTCCACAAGCCGGCGAACCTGCGGAGTCACATGCGGGTCCATACGGGGGAGAAACCGTACGGCTGCAGCCACTGCACCAAGCGCTTCTCCCACAGCCACCAGCTGAAGATGCATGAGAGAGTCCACACCGGAGAGAAACCATTTCAATGTGTCTACTGTGGGAAGTGCTTCACCCAGTCTGGCCACATGAAGAAGCATCTCCTTGTCCACACTGGTGGCAGGCCACAGGAC ATTAGACATAGTGCCAAGAACATGGCCGATACCGTCGTCTTTCATGCTCAGCTAGCCTCCATCATTGAGGTTTTGGCGAATGCAGCCGTTGCCGAAATCTGCAAACTTGTAGATGATGGCCATGCTGCCTTACGTTTGGAAATTTCCCATAGCCAGAAAGAAATCGATAACCTGCGGAGGAAGCTGGTTTTGACAAAATACCAGAGTTCTCAACGGGGCACAGAGAAATTCGGAGCCCTGCGACGCACAGTTCACTGTCGCGACACCAATCGTGTTGCCCGAGCAAGAGGGAGCTTAGTAG TGGAGAATTGTTTTGCCGACAGTGAAAGGGGCAAGTTAACGCAGGATGTCACCAACTGGAGAGATTCAGGACACACAGCAACAGACCAGGATGGGAGCATGCAG ATGGGAGATATGCGAGAGGCACCTCTTATCAAAATGGAGAACCTTGACACCAGTAGAACGGAAG AGATTGTCCAACCAGTCAGTGAGAGCAGTGAGAAGATCATTGTGGCAGAACAAGGTTCTTCATCATCTACTGAACCCACAGACCTGGACCAGCAGGGCAACAGACACAGAGCTCCAGACACCTCACTCAATATAGAACCTGAAAACCAGACGTTCCAGCATCCAGCGTCACAATACAGCAGAACAAGACaggaccatcaggttgctgaggGTGTGACCTGGGAAACTGACCATCAACCCATAGAATACAGCCTGTCCCAATGGACAGAGAACCAAGAGACTGACAACCCAACTGTGAATGCTCCTCACAATGCAGGGCCAGACTCCAAAAGGCTGTCTGAACatccagagaggagaggggtgccTGGTAACTCTGGGGTCTGCATGTCTGCTTCAGGCTCTCTGGACTGGCTGcctgatgtggtgatggtggacTCAGTTCCCATTAAAGTGGAGGCAGATATGAGTTCAGAATGGAGCATAACTGGCCAAGAGGTGACATCTGGAGAGGTTTGTTCAGACAGCAGGCAGCTTGTGGAcaacagaggaagagggggaatggAGTCTGGACAGACAACATGTCCCCCTGACACTCAACATGCAGAACAAGGGACAACTGTAGGATCAAGGTCCAAGTTGCCAGATTTCAACGCACTGTCCACCCAAAACAGCTTTTCATCCCCAAGGGTTACTCTCCTCCAGGTTCCCCAAAGAGGGAAGCCAGCCCCCTTCCTGAATTTCAACATAAGCACCACTTCTTCATCGAAAGGCATAGAAAAGCAGCAACAACAGCTGACATCTCACTCGCCCAAGAAGCAGCTCCGGTGCAGCCTCTGTGGAAAGCCCTTCCCTCAGCCGGCGCACCTGCGGAGGCACATGCGGGTCCATACAGGGGAGAAACCGTACGGCTGCAGCCACTGTACCAAGCGCTTCTCCCACAGCCACCAGCTGAAGATGCATGAGAGGGTGCACACCGGAGAGAAACCATTTCACTGTGTCTACTGTGGGAAGTCCTTCACCCAGTCCGGCCACATGAAGAAGCACCTCCTCGTCCACACTGGTGGCAGGCCACAGGACGTTATGCTGCCCTGA
- the LOC124017874 gene encoding Krueppel-like factor 12 isoform X1, with protein sequence MSDTVAFHAQLASIVEVLANAAVAEICKLVDDGHAALRLEISHSQKEIENLRRKLVLTKCQTSRRSADRFGALRRTVHRHVDTNHVARGRGSFVVKSTGRLGYLKNRFDDIEEGNFMQDVTTWTDAGRTATDHNGGMQMADMQEETCVKMENLDTSTIEEIVQPVSESSEKIIVAEPGSSSSTEPTDHLDQQGNRHRAPDTSLNIEPDNQTFQHPASQYSRTRQDHQVAEGVTWETDHQPIEYSLSQWTENQETDNPTVNAPHNAGPDSKRLSEHPERRGAPGNSGVYMSASGSLDWLPDVVMVDSVPIKVEADMSSEWSITGQELTSGDICSDSRQLVDNRGRVGMESGQTKCPPDTQHAEQGTTVGSRSKMPDFNGLSNRNSFSSPRVTLQQVPQRGKPAPFPNFNRGSTSSSKGIEKQPQQLTSHSSKRYLRCSLCGKPFPQAYLSRHMRVHTGEKPYGCSHCTKRFSHSHQLKRHERVHTGEKPFQCVYCGKCFTQSCHMKKHLLVHTGGRPQDVGLP encoded by the exons ATGTCCGATACTGTCGCATTTCATGCTCAGCTAGCCTCCATCGTCGAGGTATTGGCGAATGCAGCCGTTGCCGAAATTTGCAAACTTGTAGATGACGGCCATGCTGCTTTACGTTTGGAAATTTCCCATAGCCAGAAAGAAATTGAGAACTTGCGGAGGAAGCTGGTTTTGACTAAATGTCAGACTTCTCGACGGAGCGCAGATAGATTTGGAGCCCTGCGACGCACAGTTCACAGGCACGTGGACACTAATCATGTTGCCCGGGGAAGAGGGAGCTTTGTAGTGAAGTCGACAGGCAGACTTGGATATT TGAAGAATCGTTTTGACGACATTGAAGAAGGCAACTTCATGCAGGATGTCACTACCTGGACAGACGCAGGACGCACAGCGACAGACCATAATGGGGGCATGCAG ATGGCAGATATGCAAGAGGAAACTTGTGTCAAAATGGAGAACCTTGACACCAGTACAATAGAag AGATTGTCCAACCAGTCAGTGAGAGCAGTGAGAAGATCATTGTGGCAGAACCAGGTTCTTCATCATCTACTGAACCCACAGACCATCTGGACCAGCAGGGCAACAGACACAGAGCTCCAGACACCTCACTCAATATAGAACCTGACAACCAGACGTTCCAGCATCCAGCATCACAATACAGCAGAACAAGACaggaccatcaggttgctgaggGTGTGACCTGGGAAACTGACCATCAACCCATAGAATACAGCCTGTCCCAATGGACAGAGAACCAAGAGACTGACAACCCAACTGTGAATGCTCCTCACAATGCAGGGCCAGACTCCAAGAGGCTGTCTGAACatccagagaggagaggggcgccAGGTAACTCTGGGGTCTACATGTCTGCTTCAGGCTCTCTGGACTGGCTGcctgatgtggtgatggtggacTCAGTTCCCATTAAAGTGGAGGCAGATATGAGTTCAGAATGGAGCATAACTGGCCAAGAGTTGACATCTGGAGACATCTGTTCAGACAGCAGGCAGCTTGTGGACAACAGAGGAAGAGTGGGAATGGAGTCTGGACAGACAAAGTGTCCCCCTGACACTCAACATGCAGAACAAGGGACAACTGTAGGATCAAGGTCCAAGATGCCAGATTTCAATGGACTGTCCAACCGAAACAGCTTTTCATCCCCAAGGGTTACTCTCCAACAGGTTCCCCAAAGAGGGAAGCCAGCCCCCTTCCCAAATTTCAACAGAGGCTCCACTTCTTCATCGAAAGGCATAGAAAAGCAGCCGCAACAGCTGACGTCTCACTCCAGCAAGAGATATCTCCGGTGCAGCCTCTGCGGGAAGCCCTTCCCCCAGGCGTACCTAAGCAGGCACATGCGGGTCCATACAGGGGAGAAACCGTACGGCTGCAGCCACTGCACCAAGCGCTTCTCCCACAGCCACCAGCTAAAGAGGCATGAGAGGGTGCACACCGGAGAGAAACCGTTTCAATGTGTCTACTGTGGGAAGTGCTTCACTCAGTCCTGTCACATGAAGAAGCACCTCCTCGTCCACACTGGCGGCAGGCCACAGGACGTTGGGCTGCCCTGA